From a region of the Rhizophagus irregularis chromosome 3, complete sequence genome:
- a CDS encoding histone H2A, producing the protein MNGSSIGKNESKSKKKFSRTTKAGLQFPVGRIHRFLRKGNYSSRIGTSAPVYLAATIEYLIAEIVELAGNAAHDNKKSRIIPRHLQLAIRNDDELSKLFGHITIAQGGVLPNIHKCLLPKQTRKSEKNVPQHSEVIEEFEE; encoded by the exons atgaatggaTCAAGTATTGgaaaaaatgaatcaaaatcaaaaaagaaattttcaagAACTACAAAA GCTGGTCTCCAATTTCCAGTTGGACGTATTCATCGTTTTCTTCGAAAAGGAAATTATTCATCACGTATTGGTACCAGTGCACCCGTCTACCTTGCTGCGACTATTGAATATTTGATAGCTGAAATAGTTGAACTTGCTGGTAATGCTGCTCATGATAACAAGAAATCTAGAATTATTCCTCGTCATTTACAATTGGCCATTcgtaatgatgatgaattaagtaaattatttggtCACATTACAATTGCTCAAGGTGGTGTCTTGCCTAATATTCACAAATGCTTATTACCAAAGCAAACCAGAAAAA gTGAAAAAAATGTTCCTCAACATTCTGAAGTGATTGAGGAATTTGAAGAATAG